One window from the genome of Roseomonas haemaphysalidis encodes:
- the yghU gene encoding glutathione-dependent disulfide-bond oxidoreductase, translated as MSNASAYTPPKVWVDDQQNGGAFAGINRPTAGARHDKELPVGRHPLQLYSLGTPNGVKVTIMLEELLAAGHSGAEYDAWLIEIGKGDQFGSGFVAINPNSKIPAMVDRSGLAPVRIFESGAILVHLAEKFGAFLPKDGAARAECLSWLFWQVGSGPFLGGGFGHFYAYAPEKLEYPINRFAMEAKRQLDVLDRRLADSEYIAGANYTVADMAIWPWYGLLAKGELYGAAGEFLQVGEYRNLQRWTALVGGRPAVKRGAMVNKVNGDPARQLRERHDAADFAALGV; from the coding sequence ATGAGCAACGCTTCCGCTTACACGCCGCCCAAGGTCTGGGTGGACGACCAGCAGAACGGTGGCGCCTTCGCCGGCATCAACCGGCCCACCGCCGGCGCGCGGCACGACAAGGAACTGCCGGTCGGGCGCCATCCGCTGCAGCTTTACTCGCTCGGCACCCCCAACGGCGTGAAGGTCACCATCATGCTGGAGGAGCTGCTGGCCGCCGGCCACAGTGGCGCCGAATACGACGCCTGGCTGATCGAGATCGGCAAGGGCGACCAGTTCGGCAGCGGCTTCGTGGCGATCAACCCCAACTCCAAGATCCCGGCGATGGTGGATCGCAGCGGCCTGGCGCCCGTGCGCATCTTCGAATCCGGCGCCATCCTGGTGCACCTGGCCGAGAAGTTCGGCGCCTTTCTGCCGAAAGACGGCGCCGCGCGGGCGGAATGCCTGTCCTGGCTGTTCTGGCAGGTAGGCAGCGGGCCGTTCCTGGGCGGCGGCTTCGGACATTTCTACGCCTATGCGCCGGAAAAGCTGGAATACCCGATCAACCGCTTCGCCATGGAAGCCAAGCGGCAGCTCGACGTGCTGGACCGGCGGCTGGCGGACAGCGAATACATCGCGGGTGCGAACTACACCGTGGCCGACATGGCCATCTGGCCCTGGTACGGGCTGCTGGCCAAGGGCGAGCTTTATGGCGCCGCCGGTGAGTTCCTGCAGGTGGGCGAGTACCGCAACCTGCAGCGCTGGACCGCGCTGGTGGGCGGCCGCCCCGCCGTGAAGCGGGGCGCCATGGTCAACAAGGTCAATGGTGACCCCGCCCGCCAGCTTCGCGAGCGGCACGACGCCGCGGACTTCGCGGCGCTGGGCGTCTGA
- a CDS encoding HAD-IA family hydrolase, translated as MTFDNRVDATGRRILTFDCYGTLIDWESGILALVRPWLAVAARSDIPDDLLLSAFALHQARHQQTRPTLLYPEVLSRTWGDVAATFGLPDSPDQCAAFAASAGDWPPFPDTVAALRRLFGRFALAILSNVDEASLLRSLRLLEVPFLLTVTAERVGSYKPAAPHFETAIAELAARGYPKESILHVAQSRHHDVDPASRFGIPTVWVDRRHGKRGTGATIANTAVPIARVPSMAAFADAIM; from the coding sequence ATGACCTTCGACAACCGGGTGGATGCCACCGGCAGGCGTATCCTCACCTTTGATTGCTACGGCACCCTTATCGATTGGGAATCAGGGATCCTCGCCCTGGTGCGCCCATGGCTTGCCGTGGCAGCACGCTCCGATATCCCGGACGATCTGCTGCTCAGCGCCTTCGCGCTCCATCAGGCGAGGCATCAGCAGACCCGCCCGACGCTTCTCTATCCGGAAGTCCTGTCCCGTACCTGGGGCGACGTGGCCGCCACCTTCGGGCTTCCAGACAGTCCGGACCAGTGCGCGGCGTTTGCAGCTTCGGCCGGGGATTGGCCGCCCTTTCCGGATACGGTCGCGGCGTTGCGCCGCCTTTTCGGCCGGTTCGCGCTGGCCATCCTGTCGAATGTGGATGAGGCATCGCTTTTGCGGAGCCTGCGGCTGTTGGAGGTACCCTTCCTCCTCACCGTCACGGCTGAACGTGTCGGATCCTACAAGCCGGCCGCACCCCATTTCGAGACCGCTATCGCCGAGTTAGCCGCGAGGGGTTACCCAAAGGAGAGTATTCTGCACGTCGCCCAAAGCCGCCATCACGACGTGGATCCGGCGTCACGCTTTGGCATCCCGACGGTCTGGGTCGATCGGCGGCATGGCAAGCGCGGGACCGGTGCCACGATTGCCAACACGGCCGTGCCTATCGCACGTGTGCCCTCCATGGCGGCGTTTGCCGATGCGATCATGTGA
- a CDS encoding GntR family transcriptional regulator, whose product MLAVSLDNLASLHVTATRSFSDAVAATLRDGILTGRLPAGAQLKQDHLARHFGTSRAPVREALQVLTGEGLLVVNRHRGIIVAPTDPDDLRELTELRTMLEAHALRLSIPCLATDDIDHAAALLAAADEAQGNPIEQSELHWRFHRVLMHRAARPRVLAQIESLHVAVSRYLLPAWTAAGLSYGWVASHRELLTLARRGQGEAAAELNADQVEEARARVDAWLGKQEIT is encoded by the coding sequence ATGCTGGCCGTATCCCTGGACAATCTGGCGTCCCTCCACGTCACAGCCACCCGCTCGTTTTCCGATGCGGTGGCCGCCACCCTGCGCGACGGCATTCTGACGGGCCGCCTGCCGGCAGGGGCCCAACTCAAGCAGGATCACCTCGCGCGCCACTTCGGCACAAGCCGTGCCCCGGTGCGGGAAGCCTTGCAGGTCCTGACGGGAGAAGGGCTTCTGGTGGTGAACCGTCACCGCGGTATCATCGTCGCCCCCACCGATCCTGATGACCTTCGGGAGCTCACGGAACTCCGCACGATGCTGGAGGCCCACGCGCTGCGGCTTTCGATCCCTTGCCTAGCAACCGATGATATCGATCACGCGGCCGCCCTGCTGGCTGCGGCGGATGAGGCGCAGGGAAATCCGATCGAGCAGTCCGAACTGCATTGGCGTTTCCATCGTGTTCTGATGCACCGTGCCGCGCGGCCCCGCGTCCTGGCCCAGATCGAGAGCCTGCATGTCGCGGTGTCCCGCTACCTCCTCCCCGCCTGGACCGCCGCCGGCCTGTCCTACGGCTGGGTTGCCTCGCACCGCGAGCTGCTCACCCTCGCCCGGCGCGGCCAGGGAGAAGCCGCGGCGGAGCTCAACGCGGACCAAGTCGAAGAAGCGCGCGCCCGTGTCGACGCCTGGCTGGGGAAGCAGGAGATCACATGA
- a CDS encoding GntR family transcriptional regulator, with amino-acid sequence MDEAQPARSADRIYERVKAMACTYRLSPGGRVNEVELARQLGVSRTPLREALNRLSSEGFLVPTLNKGYHVRPLNPAEILALYEFRATLEVGSLYLACERATDDALGGLEAFARQSRDEPDEDARALRLLHLDEQFHERLAILSGNDEFTRAIRATNERIRFVRWIDMQDRRAGTQDEHLTILRHLRSRDATAAGALMRQHISRRLDQITDVIRISYGEIYTGNALAAHVLGDAA; translated from the coding sequence ATGGATGAGGCACAGCCGGCCCGCTCTGCGGATCGAATCTATGAACGGGTCAAGGCGATGGCCTGCACCTACCGCCTTTCCCCCGGCGGGCGGGTCAACGAGGTCGAGCTGGCGCGGCAACTGGGTGTCAGCCGGACACCGCTGCGAGAAGCCCTGAACAGGCTCTCGTCCGAGGGCTTCCTGGTTCCGACGCTGAACAAGGGCTACCATGTGCGGCCCCTCAATCCGGCTGAAATCCTTGCGCTCTACGAGTTCAGGGCAACCCTCGAGGTGGGCAGCCTTTACCTGGCCTGCGAACGCGCCACCGATGATGCGCTCGGCGGGCTGGAGGCATTTGCTCGGCAAAGCCGCGATGAGCCGGATGAAGATGCGCGCGCCCTGCGCCTGCTCCATCTCGATGAGCAGTTTCATGAGCGCCTCGCCATTCTGTCGGGAAACGATGAATTTACGCGCGCCATACGCGCCACCAATGAACGCATCCGGTTCGTCCGTTGGATCGACATGCAGGATCGCCGTGCCGGCACGCAGGACGAGCACCTGACCATTCTGCGCCACCTGAGGTCACGCGATGCCACGGCGGCGGGGGCGCTGATGCGACAGCACATCAGTCGCCGCCTCGATCAGATCACTGACGTCATCCGTATCAGCTATGGCGAGATCTACACCGGCAATGCGCTGGCGGCGCATGTGCTCGGAGACGCCGCCTAG
- a CDS encoding D-2-hydroxyacid dehydrogenase, with product MFPASKDLTILFAHPAYQMQQRFEARGTGVPCAQVTSREDLAARIGTADVVVVSGLWDNALLERAPKLRFVQSISAGVDQYGQDAFRAKGVRLASAQGVNANAVSEHAMALILAAARLLPQARDNQAKHHWRPMIGEIAQREDELGGKTLLVVGLGRIGGRLARLAKAFDMRVIGLRRDPAAGAEGADEVHAIGSLRDWLPQADIVALTCPLTPETTGLIDAAALAAMKPTARLVNVARGKVVDENALVAALREGRIAGAALDVTVQEPLPQASPLWDLPNVFITPHSAGETQRYEDNVIDILLENLGRLQRGEAQLRNQIV from the coding sequence GTGTTTCCGGCATCCAAAGACCTGACGATCCTGTTTGCCCATCCCGCCTATCAGATGCAGCAGCGCTTCGAGGCGCGCGGGACCGGCGTGCCGTGCGCCCAGGTGACGTCGCGCGAGGATCTGGCGGCGCGGATCGGCACCGCCGACGTGGTGGTGGTTTCGGGCCTGTGGGACAACGCGCTGCTGGAGCGGGCCCCGAAGCTGCGCTTCGTCCAGTCCATCAGCGCCGGCGTCGATCAGTATGGGCAGGACGCCTTCCGCGCGAAGGGCGTGCGCCTCGCCAGCGCGCAGGGCGTCAACGCCAATGCGGTGTCCGAGCACGCCATGGCGCTGATCCTGGCCGCCGCCCGCCTGCTGCCGCAGGCACGCGACAATCAGGCCAAGCACCACTGGCGGCCGATGATCGGCGAGATCGCGCAGCGCGAGGATGAACTGGGCGGCAAGACGCTGCTCGTCGTCGGGCTGGGACGTATCGGCGGGCGGCTGGCCCGGCTGGCGAAGGCTTTTGACATGCGGGTCATCGGCCTGCGCCGGGACCCCGCCGCCGGGGCGGAAGGCGCCGACGAGGTGCATGCCATCGGAAGCCTGCGGGACTGGCTGCCGCAGGCCGATATCGTGGCCCTTACCTGCCCGCTCACGCCCGAGACCACCGGCCTGATCGACGCTGCCGCATTGGCGGCGATGAAGCCCACCGCGCGGCTGGTGAATGTCGCCCGTGGCAAGGTGGTGGACGAGAACGCCCTTGTGGCCGCGCTGCGGGAAGGCCGCATCGCCGGCGCGGCGCTGGACGTGACGGTGCAGGAGCCGCTGCCGCAGGCCTCGCCGCTTTGGGACCTGCCCAACGTGTTCATCACCCCCCACAGCGCCGGCGAAACCCAGCGCTACGAGGACAATGTCATCGACATTCTGCTGGAGAACCTCGGCCGCCTGCAGCGTGGCGAGGCGCAGCTCCGCAACCAGATCGTCTGA
- a CDS encoding RidA family protein — MTTITRLDQNARRSRAVVHGDTVYLAGHTADDCTADIAGQTRQVLAKIDEMLAAAGSDKSRLLNVTIWLADMADFAAMNTIYDAWVVPGETPARCCGAVTLARPDIRVEIMVVAAR; from the coding sequence ATGACCACCATCACCCGCCTGGACCAGAATGCCCGCCGCTCGCGCGCAGTGGTGCATGGCGACACGGTCTACCTCGCCGGCCATACCGCCGATGACTGCACAGCCGACATCGCCGGGCAGACCCGCCAGGTGCTGGCCAAGATCGACGAGATGCTGGCTGCGGCCGGGAGCGACAAGTCGAGGCTGCTGAACGTCACCATCTGGTTGGCCGACATGGCCGATTTCGCCGCCATGAATACGATCTACGACGCCTGGGTGGTGCCGGGCGAGACCCCCGCCCGCTGCTGCGGCGCGGTGACCTTGGCCCGGCCGGATATCCGGGTCGAGATCATGGTCGTGGCCGCGCGCTGA
- a CDS encoding pyridoxal phosphate-dependent aminotransferase, whose product MNTAALPSLRPARRIAGIGVSEILAIGARAAQLRRKGRPVIVLGAGEPDFDTPDNVKDAAIAAIRAGATKYTVLDGTAELKAAVCAKLRRENGLDYAPAEITIGTGAKQVIHNALMATLDEGDEVVIAAPYWTSYADMVTIAGGVPVPAAGQEENGFRLEAAVLERTITPRTRWLMLNSPSNPTGAAYSPGDYRPILDVLLRHPQVWLMTDEIYEHLCYGNFAAASPVALEPALRERALIVNGVSKSYAMTGWRIGYGAGPEALIRAMAIVQSQSTSNPCSISQAAAVEAFNGPQNLRADRRASFLHRRDLVVEALNAIPGITCRRPEGAFYAFAGCAGVIGRTTPAGTVLSTDADFCRYLLEDHDVAVVPGSIFGLAPYFRVSYATAEAELRTAMTRIARAVEVLR is encoded by the coding sequence ATGAACACCGCCGCCCTCCCCAGCCTCCGCCCCGCGCGCCGCATCGCGGGGATCGGGGTATCGGAGATCCTGGCCATCGGTGCGCGGGCGGCCCAGCTTCGCCGGAAGGGGCGGCCGGTCATCGTGCTCGGCGCCGGCGAGCCAGACTTCGACACGCCCGACAACGTCAAGGACGCCGCCATCGCCGCCATCCGGGCGGGTGCCACCAAGTACACGGTGCTGGATGGCACGGCGGAGCTGAAGGCGGCGGTATGTGCCAAGCTCCGCCGGGAAAACGGCCTGGACTACGCGCCGGCGGAGATCACGATTGGCACCGGTGCCAAGCAGGTGATCCACAATGCCCTGATGGCGACGCTGGATGAGGGCGACGAAGTCGTCATCGCAGCGCCCTACTGGACCTCCTATGCCGACATGGTGACCATCGCGGGCGGAGTGCCCGTGCCGGCCGCCGGGCAGGAGGAAAACGGCTTCCGCCTGGAAGCAGCGGTGCTGGAGCGCACCATCACCCCGCGCACGCGCTGGCTGATGCTGAACTCTCCGTCCAATCCCACCGGCGCGGCCTATTCGCCCGGCGATTACCGGCCCATCCTCGACGTCCTTCTGCGCCACCCGCAGGTCTGGCTGATGACGGACGAGATCTACGAGCACCTCTGCTACGGCAACTTTGCCGCCGCCTCGCCTGTGGCGCTGGAGCCGGCGCTCCGGGAGCGGGCGCTGATCGTGAACGGGGTTTCGAAGAGTTACGCGATGACGGGCTGGCGCATCGGCTACGGTGCCGGGCCTGAAGCCCTGATCCGCGCCATGGCCATCGTGCAAAGCCAGAGCACCTCCAATCCTTGCTCCATCTCCCAGGCCGCCGCCGTCGAGGCGTTCAATGGTCCTCAAAATCTGCGGGCCGATCGCCGGGCATCGTTTCTGCACCGCCGGGACCTGGTGGTGGAAGCGCTGAACGCCATTCCCGGCATCACCTGCCGCCGGCCGGAAGGCGCCTTCTATGCCTTCGCGGGCTGCGCCGGCGTGATCGGCCGCACCACGCCCGCCGGCACCGTGCTGTCCACCGATGCTGATTTCTGCCGTTACCTGCTGGAGGATCATGACGTGGCCGTCGTTCCCGGCTCCATCTTCGGCCTGGCGCCGTATTTCCGCGTTTCCTATGCGACGGCGGAAGCCGAACTTCGCACCGCCATGACGCGCATCGCCCGCGCGGTCGAGGTGTTGCGGTGA
- a CDS encoding thiamine pyrophosphate-binding protein codes for MNAPRTGGQILVDQLVAQGVGRVTCVPGESYLAVLDALHDASIDVITCRAEGGAAIMAEAEGKLTGRPGICMVTRGPGATNASCGVHIAMQDSTPMILFVGQVARDMREREAFQELDYRAVFGTMAKWATEIDSADRVPEIVSRAFHVAMQGRPGPVVIALPEDMLTEMASVADAPRVQPALAAPAEADLQALAGLLSEARKPLVILGGSGWDAAAVDAMATFADNWSLPVCTSFRRTDRFRWDHRCYVGDLGIGPSPGLATMVREADLLLLLGGRMSEMPSGSYSLLDIPVPKQKLIHLHPGAEELGRVYAPALAIQSSPRRFAPALAMLSPNAAPAWSADIEARHAAYLEWSGTPRSLPGRFQYGEIIRWLNDRLPGDTILCNGAGNFAGWMHRHWRFSQLGTQLAPTSGSMGYGVPAAIMAKRHAPGAVALAIAGDGDFLMTGQEFATAVQHDIPVLIIVIDNGMYGTIRMHQERDYPGRISATRLRNPDFAAYANAFGGHGETVWDTAEFAPAFERALASGRPAILHCFLDPRARSVGRDMPEGQPL; via the coding sequence GTGAACGCCCCCCGCACCGGCGGCCAGATCCTGGTCGACCAGCTCGTGGCCCAGGGCGTGGGCCGCGTCACCTGCGTGCCGGGCGAAAGCTACCTCGCGGTCCTGGACGCGCTGCACGATGCCAGCATCGATGTGATCACCTGCCGCGCGGAGGGCGGCGCCGCCATCATGGCCGAGGCCGAGGGCAAGCTGACCGGCCGCCCCGGCATCTGCATGGTGACGCGCGGCCCGGGTGCCACCAATGCCTCCTGCGGCGTGCATATCGCGATGCAGGATTCGACGCCGATGATCCTGTTCGTGGGCCAGGTGGCACGCGACATGCGCGAGCGCGAAGCCTTCCAGGAACTGGATTATCGCGCCGTCTTCGGCACCATGGCGAAGTGGGCCACCGAGATCGACAGTGCCGACCGCGTGCCGGAGATCGTGTCCCGCGCCTTTCACGTGGCCATGCAGGGCCGCCCCGGCCCGGTGGTGATCGCATTGCCCGAGGACATGCTAACCGAGATGGCCAGCGTCGCCGATGCCCCGCGCGTGCAGCCCGCCCTCGCCGCTCCCGCCGAGGCCGATCTGCAGGCGCTGGCCGGGCTTTTGAGCGAGGCCCGCAAGCCATTGGTGATCCTCGGCGGCTCGGGCTGGGATGCGGCGGCCGTGGATGCCATGGCCACCTTCGCCGACAACTGGTCGCTGCCCGTCTGCACCTCCTTTCGCCGGACAGACCGGTTCCGGTGGGACCACCGCTGCTATGTCGGTGACCTGGGCATAGGCCCCTCTCCCGGCCTTGCCACGATGGTGCGCGAGGCCGACCTGCTTCTGCTGCTTGGCGGCCGCATGTCGGAGATGCCCTCGGGGTCCTACAGCCTGCTGGACATCCCCGTTCCAAAACAGAAGCTGATCCACCTCCACCCCGGCGCCGAGGAGCTGGGCCGCGTTTATGCGCCGGCACTTGCCATCCAGTCCTCGCCACGACGTTTCGCCCCCGCCCTGGCCATGCTCTCGCCCAACGCTGCACCGGCCTGGTCGGCGGACATCGAGGCCCGGCACGCTGCCTACCTGGAGTGGTCCGGCACGCCCCGCAGCCTGCCCGGCCGCTTTCAATACGGCGAGATCATCCGCTGGCTGAACGATCGCCTGCCCGGCGACACCATTCTGTGCAACGGAGCCGGCAATTTCGCGGGGTGGATGCACCGGCACTGGCGGTTTTCCCAGCTCGGCACACAACTGGCGCCGACCTCGGGCTCCATGGGCTACGGGGTGCCCGCGGCGATCATGGCCAAACGGCATGCGCCCGGCGCCGTGGCACTCGCCATCGCCGGCGACGGCGACTTCCTGATGACGGGCCAGGAATTCGCGACCGCCGTGCAGCACGACATCCCGGTGCTCATCATCGTGATCGACAATGGCATGTACGGCACCATCCGCATGCACCAGGAGCGCGATTATCCCGGTCGCATCTCCGCCACCCGCCTCAGGAACCCGGACTTCGCGGCCTACGCGAATGCCTTCGGCGGGCATGGGGAAACGGTGTGGGACACGGCGGAGTTCGCGCCGGCGTTCGAGCGTGCGCTGGCCTCCGGCAGGCCCGCCATCCTGCATTGCTTTCTGGACCCACGCGCCCGCTCGGTCGGCCGCGACATGCCGGAAGGACAGCCGCTGTGA
- a CDS encoding NAD(P)/FAD-dependent oxidoreductase: MNRHVAVIGAGIEGAASAIELLRAGHRVTILEPGMPGGEQAASYGNAGWLSSHSVLPPSGPGLWKQVPGFIADPLGPLAIRWPHLPRSAPWLLRYLAAGWTEERVRGIAAALRPLLKDSPVLHGALAREAGVPGLIEHKGLMNAWHARAGFEGEAMGWRIRRQLGISWTEVEGAALRDMEPDLDPAYTFAVLTEEAGRCLAPGRYIAALVAHAQRGGAALRPVAASGLRLEGESLRGVALADGSMLDCDAAVICCGIRSAPLAAQAGDRVPLQTERGYHVMLQGASVGPRHSVSLGAAKMVVNSMQDGLRTAGQVEIAATDAPPDWRRAEILRDHLLRSFPGLPRPFPEERVKLWMGHRPSTPDGLPCLGPSRRSPHVVHAFGHGHVGLVAGARTGRLVAQLLSGQPPEIPLAPFSAARFR, translated from the coding sequence GTGAACCGCCATGTCGCCGTCATCGGCGCGGGCATCGAGGGTGCCGCCAGCGCCATCGAGCTGCTGCGGGCAGGGCACCGGGTCACGATCCTGGAGCCGGGCATGCCCGGCGGCGAACAGGCCGCCAGCTATGGCAATGCGGGGTGGCTGTCGTCTCATTCCGTGCTGCCGCCGAGCGGGCCGGGATTGTGGAAGCAGGTGCCGGGCTTCATCGCCGATCCTCTGGGACCCTTGGCGATCCGCTGGCCACACCTGCCGCGCTCCGCGCCGTGGCTGCTGCGATACCTGGCGGCAGGCTGGACGGAGGAGCGCGTGCGGGGGATCGCCGCGGCATTGCGGCCGCTTCTGAAAGATTCGCCGGTCCTGCACGGCGCCTTGGCGCGCGAGGCGGGGGTACCCGGGCTGATCGAGCACAAGGGCTTGATGAACGCTTGGCACGCGCGCGCCGGCTTCGAGGGAGAGGCCATGGGCTGGCGCATCCGTCGCCAGCTCGGCATCTCCTGGACCGAGGTCGAGGGTGCGGCGCTGCGGGACATGGAGCCGGACCTCGACCCCGCCTATACCTTCGCGGTGCTGACGGAGGAGGCGGGGCGTTGCCTGGCGCCCGGCCGCTACATTGCCGCACTCGTCGCGCATGCCCAGCGGGGCGGCGCAGCCCTGCGCCCCGTCGCCGCCAGCGGCCTGCGGCTGGAGGGGGAAAGCCTGCGCGGCGTGGCCCTGGCCGATGGCAGCATGCTGGACTGTGACGCGGCGGTGATCTGCTGCGGCATCCGCTCCGCACCGCTGGCGGCCCAGGCGGGTGACCGGGTGCCGCTGCAAACGGAACGCGGTTACCACGTCATGCTGCAGGGCGCCTCGGTCGGCCCGCGCCACTCCGTCAGCCTGGGCGCCGCCAAGATGGTGGTCAACAGCATGCAGGACGGGCTGCGCACCGCCGGGCAGGTGGAGATCGCCGCGACCGATGCCCCGCCGGATTGGCGGCGCGCCGAGATCCTGCGCGATCATCTGCTGCGCTCCTTTCCGGGCCTGCCGCGGCCCTTCCCGGAGGAGCGGGTGAAGCTCTGGATGGGCCATCGGCCCAGCACGCCGGACGGGCTGCCCTGCCTGGGTCCGTCCCGCCGCAGCCCGCATGTCGTGCATGCCTTCGGCCACGGCCATGTCGGGCTGGTGGCCGGTGCCCGCACCGGGCGCCTCGTCGCGCAGCTTCTGTCCGGTCAGCCACCGGAGATCCCACTCGCCCCCTTTTCCGCGGCTCGCTTCCGATGA
- a CDS encoding amino acid ABC transporter substrate-binding protein, whose amino-acid sequence MKAIMTKTLLSLLAGCAGLALAALAPPAQAQGSGSATIDAIKARGALVCGTSADLPGFAVLNERGEYRGLYTDFCRGVAAALLGDANKVRFVATTYANRLTALQTGEIDILSSNTTWTQPREASLGLLFTGVLFYDGQGFMVAKKLGVTSIRELDGASVCVQPGTTTEKNLADFFRASNMKLNPVVIESVEEIRNAMTGGRCDAFTVGTSTLAAFRAGLGSRADDFIVLPELISKEPLGPVVRKGDDKFFDLVRWTQNAMHLGEEFGITRENIGQHMNDPRPDVQRLLGVSGDFGTPMGAPVGWAANILRQVGNYAEIWDRNVAPMGLPRGRNTLYTEGGLQYAPPVR is encoded by the coding sequence GTGAAGGCGATCATGACGAAGACACTTCTTTCTCTTCTTGCTGGCTGCGCCGGACTGGCGCTGGCAGCTCTCGCCCCGCCAGCGCAGGCGCAGGGATCCGGCTCCGCCACCATCGATGCCATCAAGGCCCGCGGTGCGCTGGTCTGCGGCACCTCGGCGGACCTGCCCGGCTTCGCGGTGTTGAACGAGCGCGGCGAATACCGCGGCCTTTACACGGATTTCTGTCGTGGCGTCGCCGCTGCCCTGCTGGGCGATGCCAACAAGGTCCGCTTCGTCGCCACCACTTACGCGAACCGGCTGACGGCCCTGCAGACAGGTGAAATCGACATCCTGTCCTCCAACACCACGTGGACACAGCCCCGGGAAGCTTCCCTCGGCCTGCTCTTCACCGGCGTCCTGTTCTATGACGGGCAGGGCTTCATGGTTGCAAAGAAGCTGGGCGTGACATCAATCCGGGAACTCGATGGTGCCAGCGTCTGCGTGCAGCCCGGCACCACGACCGAGAAGAACCTCGCGGACTTCTTCCGCGCCAGCAACATGAAGCTGAATCCGGTGGTGATCGAGAGCGTCGAGGAGATCCGCAACGCCATGACCGGCGGGCGGTGCGATGCATTCACCGTGGGCACCAGCACCCTCGCGGCCTTTCGGGCCGGGCTGGGCTCCCGGGCCGATGATTTCATCGTCCTGCCGGAGCTGATCAGCAAGGAGCCGCTGGGCCCCGTGGTGCGCAAGGGCGACGACAAGTTCTTTGACCTGGTCCGCTGGACGCAGAATGCCATGCACCTGGGCGAGGAATTCGGCATCACCAGGGAAAACATCGGCCAGCACATGAACGACCCGCGCCCCGACGTGCAACGCCTGCTGGGCGTCAGCGGCGACTTTGGCACGCCAATGGGCGCGCCCGTCGGCTGGGCTGCCAACATCCTCCGCCAGGTCGGCAACTACGCCGAGATCTGGGACCGCAACGTGGCCCCCATGGGCCTGCCGCGCGGCCGCAATACCCTCTACACCGAAGGCGGCTTGCAATACGCGCCGCCGGTCCGCTGA